TACGGATACATTCCATATACTCATCCATACCAAAATCTTCATTGATGCTCATGATATCCATGATCTCCCCCTCAGACATGTGCATTCCTGCACGTCCAAAATCTCTTACAGATCTTCGATCATATGAAGAAATAAGTTCAATTGCTTTGGATATTAAAAAATCCCCGCAAAGTATTGCTGAAGAATAACCAAACATCCTGTGTGTAGAGGGCATACCTCTTCGCAGGATACCCTCATCCAGAACATCATCCTGTATCAGAGACGCAGAATGTATTAGCTCAATTGCAAGTGACGCATCTATACTATCCTCAAATCTACCGCCACATAGCTGAGTGGATAGCATAAGTATAATAGGTCGGACCATCTTTCCGCCTGATGCGCACACATGCAACACCATTTCTTTCATCTGGGCGGATACATCCAGAGAATGGATTAGATCATCCATTGCATTCTTTATTGCGATGTGTTCATCCCATTGCTCAATATTCATTAAGCACCTTCATCATTTTAATCTAAATAAATGTTGCTGGTATTCATATTATGTCGTATATCGGGAAGGACACCCAATTATGATCTTGCTTGCTTCAACATGACCATGATCCACAATAATGCCACTGATACTGATATCCTGACCTTCTACCAGATTTGCAGGGACATCTCCAGTGTATTCAACCTGAATCTCTTCAGAACCCCCTTCATTATCCTGCAAAATAAATGTTATTGTTTCTGTGCTGATATTTAAGCTACCTGTCTTTATCGACCCCATAACATTTACCGATTCACCGGGATTATGATCTGAAGAAACAACTTCAGATACAGACTGGTAGCCAGCTGAAAAATCCACGCCCCAAAGGCCAACAACAGCAACTCCAATAACAAATACTATCGAAATTAAGATATTTTTACTGTTCATTTATATCTGCTCTCTCTTCAGCTCTTTCAATCTCATGAGTTCTTTACTAAGACCTCTCCTGATCTGAATCAGATATAAGGTGTAAAGTAAGATGAACAATCCTGTAATTCCAAA
Above is a genomic segment from Methanosalsum zhilinae DSM 4017 containing:
- a CDS encoding CcmD family protein; translated protein: MNSLYLAFGITGLFILLYTLYLIQIRRGLSKELMRLKELKREQI
- a CDS encoding cytochrome c maturation protein CcmE domain-containing protein yields the protein MNSKNILISIVFVIGVAVVGLWGVDFSAGYQSVSEVVSSDHNPGESVNVMGSIKTGSLNISTETITFILQDNEGGSEEIQVEYTGDVPANLVEGQDISISGIIVDHGHVEASKIIIGCPSRYTT
- a CDS encoding polyprenyl synthetase family protein yields the protein MNIEQWDEHIAIKNAMDDLIHSLDVSAQMKEMVLHVCASGGKMVRPIILMLSTQLCGGRFEDSIDASLAIELIHSASLIQDDVLDEGILRRGMPSTHRMFGYSSAILCGDFLISKAIELISSYDRRSVRDFGRAGMHMSEGEIMDIMSINEDFGMDEYMECIRKKTASLFAASASIGAYVGGADEKTAEVCRSFGYNVGTAYQMVDDILEYVQIIQSKESENISLSLPSIYQRRMSPERAISRSVGLVEEYVSSARSEIAYFKSSQVTDKLLEITDYITLDMLTPDILQK